In Deinococcus maricopensis DSM 21211, one genomic interval encodes:
- a CDS encoding helix-turn-helix domain-containing protein has protein sequence MARRLTLPSPALRSLVQVYWLMDEDHPQAEQHVFLPEQLAHLTFYAGRSWTIGVSGALTLMPQATLEGLVTTPAHFYSEGPVRAIRAELYPWAARQLFGWTYPDAALDLLAGDAGDRAARAAHAIRAALTAHDDETALGLLDDWLLALASGRQAAGRAGREWTVGTGVRAAVQLYHSGGQRRMADLAEELDVSPRTLERQFVQEVGIGAKTLARLIRFETAHNLITIDPQTPLATLAYDLGFSDQAHLTREFRALGGLTPGTFARLSEQRHQGDWLDALQYDPRTLLPELPD, from the coding sequence ATGGCCCGCCGCCTGACCCTGCCCTCACCCGCGTTGAGGTCACTGGTGCAGGTCTACTGGCTGATGGACGAGGACCACCCGCAGGCTGAGCAGCACGTCTTCCTGCCGGAACAGCTGGCGCACCTGACCTTCTACGCCGGACGCTCGTGGACGATCGGCGTCAGTGGCGCGCTGACGCTCATGCCGCAGGCGACGCTGGAAGGTCTCGTCACGACGCCCGCGCATTTCTACTCGGAGGGGCCAGTGCGGGCCATCCGCGCTGAACTGTACCCGTGGGCGGCCCGGCAGCTGTTCGGGTGGACGTACCCGGACGCTGCACTGGACCTGCTGGCCGGGGACGCGGGCGACCGCGCGGCGCGCGCCGCCCACGCCATCCGCGCGGCCCTGACCGCCCACGACGATGAGACGGCGCTGGGTCTGCTGGATGACTGGCTGCTGGCGCTCGCCTCTGGTCGGCAGGCCGCGGGCCGAGCGGGGCGGGAGTGGACGGTCGGCACGGGCGTGCGGGCGGCCGTGCAGCTCTACCACAGCGGCGGGCAGCGGCGCATGGCGGACCTCGCCGAAGAACTCGACGTGAGCCCGCGCACGCTCGAACGGCAGTTCGTGCAGGAAGTCGGCATCGGCGCGAAGACCCTGGCGCGCCTCATCCGGTTCGAAACGGCGCACAACCTGATCACCATCGACCCACAAACGCCACTGGCCACCCTCGCGTACGACCTGGGCTTCTCCGATCAGGCGCACCTGACCCGTGAATTCCGCGCGCTGGGCGGCCTGACGCCCGGCACGTTCGCGCGCCTCAGCGAGCAGCGGCACCAAGGCGACTGGCTGGACGCCCTGCAGTACGACCCCCGCACGCTGCTGCCCGAATTGCCCGACTGA
- a CDS encoding long-chain-fatty-acid--CoA ligase — MTNPAPYWPANLPRTLDVPRTSLYHNLDVSAARYPEKTALHFYGREVTYRELLEQTARLSGQLQRAGVGRGDRVLVWFQNSPQFVVAAHAVWRAGGVVVPLSPMLVPDELRFFLADAGITVGVVGAELYAKARAAGLGRIVVGSYGEGIPDAPAALAVPAVAEGDDVTWADALAGEPGVVVPVGAEDLAVLPYTSGTTGRPKGCMHTHGSVQANVVAGGAWVHATSSDVQLATLPYFHVTGMVNSMLAPIYGGSAAVVMNRWDRQVAADLMERYGVTLWTNTATMVIDLLANPNLRPEQLRTLRFITGGGAALPAAVGAHLENLTGLRYAEGYGLTETMAQTHTNPAGRPKLQCLGIPVFGTSARILNPDTLEDVPDGQTGEIVVSGPQVFQGYWQRPDATAEAFLEREGQRYFRTGDLGYRDAEGYYFFTDRLKRMVNVSGMKVWPAEVESALFQHPAVQQACVIGVPDARTGERARALIVLKAGASATGEEIEAWAREHLAAYKIPRDWQFVDALPIGGTGKVNWRALQEQARAQMQAP; from the coding sequence ATGACGAACCCCGCCCCCTACTGGCCCGCCAACCTCCCCCGCACCCTCGACGTTCCCCGCACCAGCCTGTACCACAACCTCGATGTGAGCGCCGCGCGGTACCCCGAGAAGACCGCGCTGCACTTTTATGGGCGGGAGGTCACGTACCGCGAGCTGCTGGAGCAGACGGCGCGCCTGAGCGGGCAGCTGCAGCGCGCCGGGGTGGGGCGCGGCGACCGGGTGCTCGTGTGGTTCCAGAACAGCCCGCAGTTCGTGGTGGCCGCGCACGCCGTGTGGCGCGCGGGCGGCGTGGTCGTGCCGCTCAGCCCGATGCTCGTGCCGGACGAACTGCGGTTCTTCCTGGCGGATGCGGGCATCACGGTGGGCGTGGTCGGCGCGGAGCTGTACGCGAAGGCGCGCGCAGCGGGACTGGGGCGTATCGTCGTCGGCAGTTACGGCGAGGGAATTCCCGACGCGCCTGCGGCGCTCGCTGTCCCCGCCGTGGCGGAAGGGGACGACGTCACGTGGGCGGACGCGCTCGCGGGTGAGCCGGGCGTGGTGGTGCCGGTCGGCGCGGAGGACCTGGCGGTGCTCCCGTACACGAGCGGCACGACGGGCCGCCCCAAAGGGTGCATGCACACGCACGGGAGTGTTCAAGCGAACGTCGTCGCGGGCGGCGCGTGGGTGCACGCCACCAGCAGTGACGTGCAGCTGGCCACGCTGCCGTACTTCCACGTGACCGGCATGGTGAACAGCATGCTCGCGCCCATCTACGGGGGGAGCGCAGCGGTCGTCATGAACCGCTGGGACCGGCAGGTCGCGGCGGACCTGATGGAGCGGTACGGCGTGACGCTGTGGACGAACACGGCCACGATGGTCATTGACCTGCTCGCCAACCCGAACCTGCGGCCGGAGCAGCTGCGCACGCTGCGGTTCATCACGGGTGGCGGCGCGGCCCTGCCAGCAGCGGTGGGCGCGCACCTCGAGAACCTCACGGGCCTGCGGTACGCGGAGGGGTACGGCCTGACGGAAACCATGGCGCAGACGCACACGAACCCCGCGGGCCGCCCGAAACTGCAGTGCCTGGGCATCCCGGTGTTCGGCACGTCCGCGCGCATCCTCAACCCGGACACGCTGGAGGACGTGCCGGACGGGCAGACGGGCGAGATCGTCGTGAGCGGCCCGCAGGTGTTCCAGGGGTACTGGCAGCGGCCGGACGCGACCGCGGAGGCCTTCCTGGAGCGGGAGGGGCAGCGGTACTTCCGTACGGGCGACCTGGGGTACCGGGACGCCGAGGGGTACTACTTCTTCACGGACCGCCTGAAACGCATGGTGAACGTGTCCGGCATGAAGGTGTGGCCGGCAGAGGTGGAGAGCGCGCTGTTCCAGCACCCGGCGGTGCAGCAGGCGTGCGTGATTGGCGTGCCGGACGCCCGCACGGGCGAACGGGCCCGCGCGCTGATCGTCCTGAAGGCCGGCGCGAGCGCCACCGGGGAGGAGATCGAGGCGTGGGCGCGTGAGCACCTCGCGGCGTACAAGATTCCGCGTGACTGGCAGTTCGTGGACGCCCTGCCGATCGGCGGGACCGGCAAGGTGAACTGGCGGGCGCTGCAGGAGCAGGCCCGCGCGCAGATGCAGGCCCCCTGA
- a CDS encoding tetracycline resistance MFS efflux pump, with protein sequence MTDPAARNPSAPKRPPILFLLATAFLFSMGMSLVFPVLPFVVAKYVPDVHLQPTVIGWLGAIYALLTFFSSPVLGALSDAYGRRPVLMISLLGSAIGYVIFGIGGSLAMLFLGRGIDGLTAGGLSALFGYVADTTPEEDRGKVFGQIGATVGAGFIIGPAIGGLLSHLGLNAPFYAAAIVCVLNLLWGYFILPESLSSERRTRHFDAAHLNPLKQLRGALELPAVRRLVTVSVLFILPFSLMQVALSLMARDTLHWGPGEVSTVFMVVGVCDIVAQGMLLPILLNRFGDRRVSQLGLTMGVIGMALLALVAVTGQAALLYAGVILFASGEGIFNATLASLLSASASEEAQGRVQGGAQGVQSLANVAGPLAGGAMYSRLGGTPTFAAGAVVVALALAVLTGTRTPGGELHPEATS encoded by the coding sequence ATGACTGACCCTGCTGCACGCAACCCGTCTGCGCCGAAGCGCCCCCCCATCCTGTTTCTGCTGGCCACCGCCTTCCTCTTCTCCATGGGTATGTCCCTTGTGTTCCCGGTGCTGCCGTTCGTGGTTGCCAAGTACGTCCCCGACGTGCACCTGCAACCCACCGTGATCGGCTGGCTCGGCGCCATCTACGCGCTCCTCACGTTCTTCTCGTCGCCGGTGCTGGGCGCGCTCAGTGACGCGTACGGGCGCCGGCCCGTCCTGATGATTTCGCTGCTCGGCTCCGCCATCGGCTACGTGATCTTCGGCATTGGCGGCAGCCTCGCCATGCTGTTCCTCGGACGCGGCATTGACGGCCTCACCGCCGGCGGCCTCAGCGCCCTGTTCGGGTACGTGGCCGACACCACCCCGGAAGAGGACCGCGGGAAGGTGTTCGGGCAGATTGGCGCGACCGTCGGCGCGGGCTTCATCATCGGCCCGGCCATCGGCGGGCTCCTGTCGCACCTCGGCCTGAATGCGCCTTTCTACGCCGCCGCGATCGTGTGCGTCCTGAACCTCCTGTGGGGGTACTTCATCCTGCCGGAAAGCCTCAGCTCCGAGCGCCGCACCCGTCACTTCGACGCAGCGCACCTCAACCCCCTCAAGCAACTCCGCGGCGCCCTCGAACTGCCCGCCGTGCGCCGCCTCGTGACGGTCAGCGTGCTGTTCATCCTGCCGTTCTCGCTGATGCAGGTGGCGCTGTCCCTCATGGCCCGCGACACCCTCCACTGGGGGCCCGGAGAAGTCAGCACCGTCTTCATGGTGGTCGGCGTGTGCGACATCGTGGCGCAGGGCATGCTGCTGCCCATCTTGCTGAACCGCTTCGGGGACCGCCGCGTATCGCAGCTCGGCCTCACCATGGGCGTCATCGGCATGGCCCTGCTGGCGCTCGTCGCGGTGACCGGGCAGGCGGCCCTGCTGTACGCCGGCGTGATCCTGTTCGCCTCCGGCGAGGGCATCTTCAACGCCACGCTGGCCTCGCTGCTCTCGGCCTCCGCTTCCGAGGAGGCGCAGGGACGCGTGCAGGGCGGCGCGCAGGGCGTGCAGTCGCTCGCGAACGTGGCGGGACCGCTGGCGGGCGGCGCGATGTACTCCCGCCTGGGCGGCACCCCCACGTTCGCCGCGGGCGCCGTGGTGGTCGCGCTGGCACTCGCCGTCCTGACCGGCACCCGCACGCCCGGCGGGGAACTGCACCCAGAAGCGACCAGCTGA
- a CDS encoding Imm32 family immunity protein, translating to MHLQANNAGLRSLVRLLVGLGVQEGHHWHLEDLTNLEEDSGPLTISKLPDL from the coding sequence GTGCACCTTCAAGCCAATAACGCAGGCCTGCGCTCACTCGTACGCCTCCTGGTCGGGCTAGGGGTACAGGAAGGGCATCATTGGCATCTGGAGGACCTGACCAACCTCGAAGAAGATTCAGGGCCGCTCACGATCTCGAAACTCCCAGACCTTTGA
- a CDS encoding extradiol ring-cleavage dioxygenase, giving the protein MTQLVFACIAPHGSEILEELSGGNLSLMARTRASMVELGRRMTSAAPDVLVVLTPHGTRAEGQFAVANPERVRGEVQDHGGTVTLERRVDRALAQRIAAEAATDGVPVALLNYATSEGPLSVMPLDWGALIPLWFMPDVPVVVINPPRGMDFAGHVQFGRALARAASAAGRRVGLIASADWSHTHAASGPYGFHPTAAQVDATVEAYVRAGDLEALATLSADLVKSAKPDGLWQVLVLAGALPPTERQVELLSYEAPTYFGLLCAAVTPTCV; this is encoded by the coding sequence ATGACACAACTGGTGTTCGCCTGCATCGCCCCGCACGGGTCGGAAATCCTCGAGGAACTCAGCGGCGGGAACCTGTCCCTTATGGCGCGGACGCGGGCCAGCATGGTGGAACTCGGGCGGCGCATGACCAGCGCCGCCCCGGATGTGCTGGTGGTGCTCACCCCCCACGGGACGCGCGCGGAAGGCCAATTCGCGGTCGCCAACCCGGAACGCGTGCGCGGCGAGGTGCAGGACCACGGCGGAACCGTGACGCTCGAACGCCGCGTGGACCGCGCCCTCGCGCAGCGCATCGCGGCGGAAGCGGCCACGGACGGCGTGCCCGTCGCGCTCCTGAACTACGCCACCAGTGAAGGGCCGCTGAGCGTCATGCCGCTCGACTGGGGCGCCCTGATTCCCCTGTGGTTCATGCCGGACGTGCCCGTCGTCGTGATCAACCCGCCGCGCGGCATGGACTTCGCCGGGCACGTGCAGTTCGGACGGGCGCTCGCGCGGGCCGCGAGCGCCGCAGGGCGGCGCGTGGGCCTCATCGCGAGCGCCGACTGGTCGCACACGCACGCGGCGTCCGGACCGTACGGGTTCCACCCGACCGCCGCGCAGGTCGACGCGACGGTGGAGGCGTACGTGCGCGCCGGGGACCTGGAAGCCCTCGCGACACTGAGCGCCGACCTGGTGAAAAGCGCCAAACCGGATGGGCTGTGGCAGGTGCTGGTGCTGGCGGGCGCCCTGCCGCCCACGGAGCGGCAGGTGGAGCTGCTGTCGTACGAGGCGCCCACCTACTTCGGGCTGCTGTGCGCAGCGGTGACGCCCACGTGTGTTTAG
- a CDS encoding LysR family transcriptional regulator, with product MRLNPEYLVTFSVVAEYGNISRAAEALRLSQPAVSGQLKALQDLVGERLYTRTAYGITLTDAGRDLLGYARVIASTLTGAAEHLRARRNRARPLRLGLSWTLGAHAVNIVAGAHADGQAVRVTSGHSAALADDVATGTLDAALIVRPAAPLPPGLDAHRFRSEELSLLVPDAHPLAALGATPLLPIAPEPFLWPMVGSTVARHAERLLNDATVIPEVQFELGSLAAVREALVRGLGVTILPPSVARLEIDAGHVTPVLIEAPNVTVEYVVVTPSDVLERAESRRLLDLVLRARRPTRP from the coding sequence ATGCGCCTGAACCCGGAGTACCTGGTGACGTTCAGCGTGGTCGCCGAATACGGCAACATCAGCCGCGCCGCCGAAGCGCTCCGCCTCAGCCAGCCCGCCGTCAGCGGCCAGCTGAAGGCCCTGCAGGACCTCGTCGGCGAACGCCTGTACACCCGCACGGCGTACGGCATCACGCTCACGGACGCCGGACGGGACCTGCTCGGGTACGCGCGCGTCATCGCGTCCACCCTGACCGGCGCCGCAGAGCACCTGCGCGCCCGCCGGAACCGCGCGCGCCCGCTGCGGCTGGGCCTGTCATGGACGCTGGGCGCGCACGCCGTGAACATCGTGGCAGGCGCCCACGCAGACGGGCAGGCGGTGCGCGTCACGAGCGGCCACTCCGCCGCCCTCGCGGACGACGTGGCAACCGGCACGCTCGACGCCGCCCTGATCGTGCGCCCAGCCGCGCCCCTCCCGCCCGGCCTGGACGCGCACCGCTTCCGCAGCGAGGAGCTGAGCCTGCTCGTCCCGGACGCCCACCCCCTCGCCGCGCTGGGCGCCACGCCGCTCCTGCCCATCGCGCCGGAACCGTTCCTGTGGCCGATGGTCGGCTCGACCGTCGCCCGCCACGCCGAACGCCTCCTGAACGACGCCACCGTCATCCCCGAGGTGCAGTTCGAACTGGGCAGCCTCGCCGCCGTCCGCGAGGCGCTCGTGCGTGGCCTGGGCGTGACGATCCTGCCGCCCAGCGTCGCGCGGCTGGAAATCGACGCCGGGCACGTCACGCCCGTGCTGATCGAAGCGCCGAACGTCACCGTGGAGTACGTGGTCGTCACGCCCAGCGACGTGCTCGAGCGCGCCGAATCCCGCCGCCTCCTGGACCTGGTGTTGCGCGCCCGCCGCCCCACGCGCCCCTGA
- a CDS encoding VOC family protein has product MDLTIHQTFLPHHDPDAALSFYRDTLGFEVRNDVGYHGLRWITVGPADQPGTSIVLYPPAATPGLTADERRTIEELMAKGSYATLILATADLDGTFERLQGRNVELVQEPTQQPYGVRDCAFRDPSGTLIRIQERR; this is encoded by the coding sequence ATGGACCTCACCATTCACCAGACGTTCCTCCCGCACCACGACCCGGACGCCGCCCTCAGCTTCTACCGCGACACCCTCGGGTTCGAGGTCCGCAACGACGTCGGTTATCACGGGCTGCGCTGGATCACCGTCGGGCCCGCCGATCAGCCCGGCACGTCCATCGTGCTGTACCCGCCCGCCGCGACGCCGGGCCTCACGGCCGACGAGCGCCGCACCATCGAGGAACTGATGGCTAAGGGCAGCTACGCCACGCTCATTCTGGCGACCGCGGATCTGGACGGGACATTCGAGCGTCTGCAGGGCCGGAACGTGGAACTGGTGCAGGAGCCGACGCAGCAGCCGTACGGCGTGCGGGACTGTGCGTTCCGCGACCCGTCAGGGACGCTGATCCGCATTCAGGAGCGCCGCTGA
- a CDS encoding diguanylate cyclase, producing MPAPQQLTIRAYLLRHQALLWTVLLTFGALELWSTARNNEATRLANQTQSELNQAREIIKTVVDLETGIRGYAVTGESRFLEPYNAARGNFKSQIDALRDTQRRINDVDMIPNIRTLDHIEQTVNTWFVEIANYEIQWRPTHPERVVARESSGRGKQLIDSVRADIALFEASELRELDGLQQQAAQARLLNQLVTLFGVLGALIASVTSSIFVARNLSVKFGRLAEAAEHLAATEHALPVGGFHLTEAARLAESFNTMAGKLEASHERLTRQNTALQARNAEVLATNELAEQLQTCFTLQEGFMVLRSTLPQLFPNVQGVVTIMNASRNLLEPQVRWPPEPDGETPTDPLMEPSECWAIRSGQAYDPDQRRVTPPCGQHDAPGGHLCIPLVAHGEALGMLRLGALPHDERARHDLRERALAIASQVALGLSNLRLRETLRNQSIRDPLTGLFNRRYLDETFEREVRRAERHRRSLSILMLDVDHFKRFNDTFGHEAGDAVLVALAQLMTRHFRREDIVCRYGGEEFAVLLTDASFQDGLNRAEALRAATAELRPTLQGRALGGISISVGVSGFPEHARDSAELLRLADSALYEAKQAGRNRVMAAGR from the coding sequence ATGCCCGCCCCACAACAGCTGACGATCCGCGCGTACCTGCTGCGGCATCAGGCGCTCCTGTGGACCGTGCTGCTCACGTTCGGCGCGCTGGAACTGTGGAGCACCGCCCGCAACAACGAAGCGACGCGCCTCGCCAACCAGACGCAGAGCGAACTCAACCAGGCGCGCGAAATCATCAAGACCGTCGTCGACCTCGAAACCGGCATTCGCGGCTACGCCGTCACCGGGGAAAGCCGCTTCCTGGAGCCGTACAACGCTGCGCGCGGCAACTTCAAATCCCAGATTGACGCGCTCCGGGACACGCAGCGGCGTATCAACGACGTGGACATGATCCCGAACATCCGCACCCTCGACCACATCGAGCAGACCGTGAACACCTGGTTCGTGGAGATCGCCAACTACGAAATTCAGTGGCGCCCCACGCACCCGGAACGGGTCGTGGCGCGCGAAAGCAGCGGGCGCGGCAAGCAGCTCATCGACAGCGTCCGCGCGGACATCGCGCTGTTCGAAGCGAGCGAACTGCGCGAACTCGACGGCCTGCAACAGCAGGCGGCGCAGGCGCGCCTGCTGAACCAGCTCGTGACGCTGTTCGGCGTGCTGGGCGCCCTGATCGCGTCGGTGACGTCCAGCATCTTCGTCGCGCGGAACCTCAGCGTGAAATTCGGGCGGCTGGCCGAAGCCGCCGAGCACCTCGCCGCCACCGAACACGCTCTGCCCGTCGGCGGGTTCCACCTCACCGAAGCGGCGCGCCTCGCCGAGAGCTTCAACACCATGGCCGGGAAGCTCGAAGCCTCGCACGAACGCCTCACGCGGCAGAACACCGCGTTGCAGGCCCGCAACGCCGAGGTCCTCGCCACGAACGAACTCGCCGAGCAGCTCCAGACGTGCTTCACGCTGCAGGAGGGCTTCATGGTCCTCCGCAGTACCCTCCCGCAACTGTTCCCGAACGTGCAGGGCGTCGTCACCATCATGAACGCCTCCCGGAACCTGCTGGAGCCGCAGGTGCGCTGGCCACCCGAACCGGACGGCGAAACGCCCACCGACCCGCTCATGGAACCCAGCGAATGCTGGGCGATCCGCAGCGGCCAGGCGTACGACCCGGACCAACGCCGCGTCACCCCGCCCTGCGGGCAGCACGACGCCCCCGGAGGGCACCTGTGCATCCCGCTGGTCGCGCACGGCGAAGCGCTCGGCATGCTGCGCCTCGGCGCGCTCCCCCACGACGAACGCGCCCGCCACGACCTGCGCGAACGCGCCCTCGCCATCGCCAGCCAGGTCGCGCTCGGCCTGTCGAACCTGCGCCTCCGCGAAACCCTCCGCAACCAGAGCATCCGCGACCCCCTCACCGGCCTGTTCAACCGCCGGTACCTCGACGAAACCTTCGAGCGGGAAGTGCGCCGCGCCGAACGACACCGACGGTCCCTGAGCATCCTCATGCTCGACGTCGACCACTTCAAACGCTTCAACGACACCTTCGGCCACGAAGCAGGCGACGCCGTCCTGGTGGCCCTCGCCCAGCTGATGACCCGCCACTTCCGCCGCGAGGACATCGTCTGCCGATACGGCGGGGAGGAATTCGCGGTGCTCCTCACGGACGCGTCCTTCCAGGACGGCCTGAACCGCGCCGAAGCGCTCCGCGCTGCCACCGCCGAACTCCGCCCCACCCTGCAGGGACGCGCACTCGGCGGCATCAGCATCTCCGTCGGCGTGAGCGGCTTCCCGGAACACGCGCGCGACAGTGCCGAACTGCTCCGCCTCGCGGACAGCGCCCTGTACGAGGCGAAACAGGCCGGACGAAACCGCGTCATGGCCGCCGGGCGCTAA
- a CDS encoding helix-turn-helix transcriptional regulator has product MTRKAPPLPLRDLARLRRVRDRMDWEYDQPLDVEALARSVNMSAGHLSRQFRRAYGESPYAYLMARRIERAMALLLRGDLSVTDVCFAVGCASLGTFSTRFTELVGVPPSVYRARMDAATAGLPACIAKQVTRPVRNREATTEAARLQ; this is encoded by the coding sequence ATGACCCGGAAGGCTCCTCCGCTGCCCCTGCGTGACCTCGCGCGGCTCCGGCGCGTCCGTGACCGCATGGACTGGGAGTACGACCAGCCGCTGGACGTCGAGGCGCTCGCCCGCAGCGTGAACATGTCCGCCGGGCACCTCAGTCGCCAGTTCCGGCGCGCGTACGGCGAGTCCCCCTACGCGTACCTGATGGCGCGCCGCATCGAGCGGGCCATGGCGCTGCTGCTGCGCGGCGACCTGAGCGTCACGGACGTCTGTTTCGCGGTCGGCTGCGCGTCCCTCGGGACGTTCAGTACGCGCTTCACCGAACTGGTCGGCGTGCCGCCCAGCGTCTACCGCGCCCGCATGGACGCGGCCACCGCCGGCCTGCCCGCCTGCATCGCGAAGCAGGTCACCCGGCCCGTCAGGAATCGAGAAGCGACCACCGAGGCCGCGCGCCTACAGTGA